GATGGAGCTGATGTTTTAATAATAGCTGTATATTTATCAGGAGTTTCGATACTATCAATAGCTGAGTAAAGAGTTCCAACTTTAGATGATTTTTTAGCATTTTCTAAAGTATATTTTACATCTTCAGAAGTTAACTCATCACCATTTTGAAATTTAACTCCTTTTCTTAAATTAAATTTTAACTCAGTAGGTGATACTTGTTCCCAACTTTCAGCTAATCCAGGAACTATTTTTAAATTTTCATCAGTTTCAATAAGTCTATCAAAAATATTTGAAATTATTCTTCTAGAATACACATCTGTAGCTTCGTGAGGATGAAGAGTTACAGATTCACTACTTTGAGTATAAATTAATTTATTCCCTTTAGGTGTTGCTACTT
The nucleotide sequence above comes from Cetobacterium somerae ATCC BAA-474. Encoded proteins:
- a CDS encoding ABC transporter substrate-binding protein — its product is MKKIFKLLLLVTLFISCGKEKESTKQVATPKGNKLIYTQSSESVTLHPHEATDVYSRRIISNIFDRLIETDENLKIVPGLAESWEQVSPTELKFNLRKGVKFQNGDELTSEDVKYTLENAKKSSKVGTLYSAIDSIETPDKYTAIIKTSAPSGSLIHHLTHITASILNKNYYENTKDVNHTPMGTGAYSLVEWKPGSYMTLK